The window CTCGCTCGCAACGCAATGCATTTACGGGCTCACCCCCATCTTCGGTGCCTTACGCCGCCGCCTCGCCCTTCAGGCTCGGTGCGTGGTTGAGATCACGAACTCCGTTTTCCCGGATGGGATCTCGGGAGTTCCCGGCCGGTTATCATTTCCGATCTATGAGAGCCGCCATCCTGGCCGTCGGGTCGGAGCTTCTCGGTACCGACCGCCTCGACACCAATTCCCTCCGCCTGACCCGTGCCCTGGAGACCTTCGGCGTCACCCTGGTGGCGAAGGAAGTGATCGGCGACGACCACGCCCTGCTGGTGCGAGCGTTCCGGCGCTTGCTCGCGGAAGTGGACCTGGTGCTGGTCACCGGTGGCCTAGGGCCCACCTCGGACGACCTCACCCGAGAGGCAGCGGCGGAAGCCGTCGGCCGGGAGTTGCGTCTCGATGCGGCGATCGTCGAGTCGATCGCTCGGCGCTTCCGTGCCCACGGCATGGAGATGCCCGCCGTCAACGAGCGCCAAGGCTGGGTGGTAGACGGTGCTCGGGTGATCGACAACCCGCGCGGCACGGCGCCGGGGCAGTGCATTGAACACGACGGGGCGGCGCTTTTTCTCTTCCCCGGCGTGCCCTTTGAGCTGGCAGCCATGATCGAGCGGGATCTCGAGCCCTGGCTGCGAGAGCGCAGCGCCGGGTCGCGTATCGAGTCGGCGGTGCTGAAGGTCGCCTGCCTGCCGGAGTCGGAGGTCGAACGGCGCATCGCGGCGGCCTACGAGGAGTTCGGTGCGGAGTCGATCTCGGTGCTGTCGAAGCCCGGCGAGATCCGGCTGCAGTTTCGCGCCGCCGGTGGCCGGGACGCGCGCCGTCGTCGCCTCGACGCCATCTCCCGTCGTCTGCGGCAGCTGGTGGGCTCGGCGGTGTTCACGGACGACCCTCGGCAGACCCTGCCCGGCGCCGTCGGTGAGCTGCTGCGGGCCCGCGGCCAAACGGTGGTGACGGCGGAGTCCTGTACCGGCGGTCTGGTGGCCGAGCGCTTGACCGAGGTCGCCGGCAGCAGCGCCTACTTCCTGGGCTCCACCGTGACCTATACGAACGATTCCAAGGTCGACTGGTTGGGGGTGCCGCGGGAACGGATCGAGGCCCACGGGGCGGTGAGCGAAGAAGTCGCTCGGGCGATGGCCGAAGGCGGCCGCGAGCGGTGGAACGCGGACTGGTGTCTAGCGGTCACCGGCATCGCCGGTCCCGACGGCGGCAGCGAGGAGAAGCCGGTGGGGACGGTGCACCTGGCGCTTGCAGGTCGACCGACGGCCGGCCGCCCAGCGACCGCCGAGGCCACAACCCACCACCGCCACGGACGTTTCCCCGGCGACCGCGAGCGGGTGCGCCGTTTGTCGAGCCAGCATGCCCTGGAAATGCTCCGGCGTCGGCTGCTGAGGGAGTCGTGAGATGAACTGGCTGCCGATTCTGTGGGCCGGGTTGCTGGCCGCGGCCTACTTCATGGGGTCGGTCTCCTTCAGCTACCTGATCGTGCGGCGGATGCGCCAGCGCGACGTGCGGGCGATGGGCAGCGGCAACGCCGGCGCGACCAACGTGCTGCGCGCCGCCGGCCTGCTGCCGGCCCTGGCGACGCTGTTTCTCGACGTGACCAAGGGGGTGTTGCCGGTGATGGCGGCCCGGGCCCTCGAAGCGCCGCCCTGGGTGGTGGCCGGGAGCGCCATCGCGGTGGTGGTGGGCCACGTCTTCCCGGCCCTCTTCCAGTTCCGCGGCGGCAAGGGAGTGGCGACGGCGATCGGCGCCCTGGGCGCTCTGGCCCCCCTCGTCGCTCTGGCGATTGTCCTTGTTTTCGTGGTGGTGGTGGCGCTGACGCGGTATGTTTCCCTCGGATCCATCGCCGGGGCGGCGGCCTACCCCGGCACGGTGTACCTTTTCGAACGCGGTGGCTGGATCGAACCGGAACCGGCGCTGTGGATCGCCGCGCCGCCGGTGGCGCTGTTGATTCTCTTGAAACATCTGTCCAACCTGCGCCGGCTGCGCACCGGCGGGGAACGGCCTCTCGAGGCCCTGTGGCGCAAGCGAGGGAGGTGAGGTAGGTGAAATCTATCGGGGTACTGGGCTCCGGATCCTTCGGCACGGCCCTCGCCGTCCACGGCACCACCGTCTCCGGCGACGTTCGCCTGTGGGCGCGGCGGGGCGATCTGGCCGACGCGCTGCTCGAGGCGCGGGAGAACGAAACCTACCTGCCGGGGGTCGAACTGCCGGCGATGCTCCAGGTGACTCCCGACATCGCGGACCTCGCCGAGTGCGACATCATCATCAACGCCGTGCCCTCCCACGGCTTTCGCGAGGCCCTGCGGGCGCTCCTCGACGCGCGCAGCGAAGGCGAGCCGCTGGCGGTGGTCTCCGCCAGCAAGGGCATCGAGGTCGAGACCCTCGCCCGCATGAGCCACGTCATCCGCCAGGAGGGCGAGCGCGCCGGTCAGGAAGTGCGGTCGGCGGTGCTCTCCGGCCCGAGTTTCGCCGCCGAACTTGGCCGCGGTACTCCGACCCTGCTGGTGGTGGCGGCCCACGACGAGGACCTTGCCACCTTGCTGCGCGAGCGCCTCGCCTCGCCGGCATTGCGCCTGTACTCGTCGAGCGACGTGGCCGGAGTGGAGATCGGCGGCGCCACCAAGAACGTCATCGCCATCGCCGCCGGGGTGGTGGCGGGGCTGGAACTCGGCCAGAACACCCTGGCGGCGCTGATCACCCGCGGGCTCCACGAGATCACCCGGCTGGTGGTGGCGAGCGGCGGCGAGGAGCGCACCGCTGCCGGCCTCACCGGCCTTGGCGACCTGGTGCTGACCTGCACCGGGGGAATGTCCCGCAATCGCCAGACGGGCATCGAGCTGGCCGCCGGCAAGGGCCGGGAGGAGATCACCGGCGGCACCCACATGGTGGCCGAAGGGATCCGCACCTCGCTGGCTATCGCCAAGATGGCCGAGGAGCACGATGTTTCCATGCCGATCACCGAGCAGGTGGTAGCGCTCTTGTACGAAGGCAAGGATCCGCGCCGCGCCCTCGGCGAGTTGATGACCCGCGAGCTGAAACCGGAGAAGACCCTATGACGTCCGACACGCCGACCTCCCATTCCTCTCAGCCCGTCGCCGCGCCGCCCTCCGGCCACCAGACGGTGCTGGTGCTCGACTTCGGCAGCCAGTTCACCCAGCTCATCGCGCGGCGAATCCGGGAGAACCGGGTGTACTGCGAGGTCCACCCCTTCGACCTGCCGCTGGCGGAGATCGAGCAGCGCCAGCCCATCGGCATCGTGCTGTCCGGCGGTCCGCAGAGCGTGTACGAGGAGGGGGCGGCGCGCATCACCCCGGGGCTGTTCGATCTCGGCGTGCCGGTCTTGGGCATTTGCTACGGCCTCCACGCCATGGCGCTGGCTCTGGGCGGCACCGTCGAGCCTTCGACCGAGCACGAGTACGGCCGCGCCGAAGTGACCATCCAGGATCCCGGACTGATGTTCGCTGGCCTCGCCGAGCGCGAGACCGTGTGGATGAGCCACGGCGATCGGGTGGGGGTGCTGCCGGAGGGATTCGAGGTCACCGCCTCGACGAGCAATGTTCCGGTGGTGGGTTTCGAGAACCGCGAGCGGCGCTGCTGGGGTTTGCAGTTCCACCCGGAGGTGTCGCACACGGTGTCCGGCGGTGCGATGCTGCGCAACTTCCTCTATCAGGGCTGTGGCGCTGCCGGCGACTGGGGCATGTCGTCGTACCTCGACGAGGCGGTGGAGACGATCCGCCGGCAGGTGGGGGAGGGCAAGGTGCTGTGCGCCCTGTCCGGCGGGGTGGACTCCTCCGTCGTGGCGGCGCTGCTGACCCGCGCCGTCGGCGACCGGCTGCTCGCCGTCTTCGTCGACCACGGGCTGCTGCGCAAGGGCGAGCGCCAGCAGGTGGAGGGCAGCCTGCGGGACGGCCTGGGCATCGACATCCGCTCCGTCGACGCGCGGGAGATGTTCTACACCGCCCTCGACGGAGTGGCCGATCCGGAGCGCAAGCGCAAGATCATCGGCGCCAAGTTCATCGAGGTGTTCGACCGCGAGGCGGCGACCCTGGACGACATCTCCTTCCTCGCCCAGGGCACCCTCTACCCGGATGTCATCGAGTCCGTTTCGGTGCGCGGCCCGTCGGCGGTGATCAAGACCCACCACAACGTCGGCGGCCTACCGGAAAAACTCGGCTTCGACCTGATCGAACCGCTGCGCTTCCTGTTCAAGGACGAGGTGCGGCAACTCGGCCGGGAGCTGCAGCTACCGGAGGAGCTGATCCAGCGGCATCCCTTCCCGGGGCCGGGCCTGGCGGTGCGCATTCTCGGCCCGATCACCGCCGAGGGCGCCGACCTCTTACGCGAGGCGGACGCCATCTTCATCGACGAGCTTCGGGCTGCCGGCTACTACGACAAGACCAGCCAGGCCTTCGCGGTGCTGCTGCCGGTCAAGAGCGTGGGGGTGATGGGGGACTATCGGACCTACGAGAATGTCGTCGCCCTGCGGGCCGTCGAGACCCAGGACTTCATGACCGCTGACTGGAGCCCGCTGCCGCACGACCTCCTCGGCCGCGCCGCCAACCGCATCGTCAACGAAGTGCGCGGGGTCAACCGGGTGGTCTACGACATCACCAGCAAGCCACCCGCCACGATCGAGTGGGAGTAGGCGGGGTGGAGGAGGAGATTCTCCTCCACCTGATCACTCCTTTTCGTTCTAGGGGGCTGCGCCGGGCCGCGTAGGCAGCCCCCTCGCCAAGACCTTTGGTCTTGTCTCACCCCGACTCCGGCAGCTCCGCTGCCGCCTCGCCCTGCGGGCTCGGTTGCGAGTTCAGAGGAAGTTCGCCCGAGCGCTTGCCCAATCAGTGCACAAAAAATCCCGGTCTCCTTGCTGGAGAGCCGGGATCTGTCGTTCGCGCGACGGGAAGCGCCCTCCGCGCTAGGTGATCTCCCAGCGCCGCGGCTCGCGGCGGTCGCCGAGGGTGCGGCCGCCTTGCAGCACCGACAGAACCACGATCTGCTTCGCCTCTACCCGATAGATGATGCGGAAGCTGTGGAACACCAGCTCACGAATCCGTTCGTCTTCGAGCTCCGCCACCACCCGGCCGAGGCGCGGTACCGGCACGATGCGCTCGACGGCGCCGATCACCTTGTCGAGGACGCGCGATGCGAAGGCTTCGGAGTCGCGGCCGAAGGTGCCTTGAATCGCTTCCAGGTCGCCGAGAGCGGGTTCCGCCCAGGCCAAGCTCATGCTCGGCCCATCCGCTTGCGGGCTTCTTCGTGGGAGACGACCTGACCGCCATCCGCCGCCATGGACGCCGAGGCGACCTTCTGCTTGACGTAGATCTCGTACATCAAGTCGTCCCAGGTTGCGTCTTCCGGCAGCTTATCGACCATCTGCTTGACTTCTTCCTTGATCATCCCCATCTTTGTAGTCCTCCAGTTCCTGGTCGGTGCTTTCCCGGTCGGGCATGACCCGGTCGGGAGATCAGCGCTGAGAGTTGCAATGAACATTTGTGTCACGGTTTCACCTGCCAGCCGCACTACCACTTTACCATCTTTTTATCTGACTCTAGGGCCGTTCCGTTTCAGGCTGACGTCCGCTGATTGATCGAATAGGAAGATTGGCGAGGTCGCGGAGCGAAAAAAGCGCGTCAAAGCGCTCCTGATTCTTCTTTCTGGCTGGAAATGACCCGTGGTTTCTTTTCTTCGGCGGCAGCGTCGTTGCGAGTGGTAGCATCTGCCGCGCCCTCCTCGTCTCCTTGGATCCTGCTCGTCCCCATCCCCTAATGTTCCCGGAACTCTTTCGCCTCGGCTCTTTTTCGATCAGCTCCTTTGGGGTGATGATGGTGCTGGCCTTCGTCGCCGCATACTGGCAGCTACGGCGGGCGCTCATCGCCACCGGCACCGGCGATGAGGAGGATGCGAGTTCCCTGGTGTTCGCCGGCGGCGTGGGGGGCATCGTCGGGGCCAAGGCTTACTACGCCTTGCTCTACGGCGATTGGAAGCTGCTCTTCGACCGCTCCGGCCTGGTCTGGTACGGCGGCTTCCTCTTGGCGACGGTGGCGGTGGTGTGGGTCATTCGGCGCCGCTCGCTGGCCCCCTGGAGAACCTTCGATGCGGCCACCCTCGGTCTCGCCCTGGGCTATGCCGTCGGGCGGGTCGGTTGTTTTCTGGTCGGCGACGACTACGGAGTGCCGACGGAACTGCCCTGGGGAGTGGCTTTCCCGGAGGGCCTGCCGCCCACCACCGCCGGTGTGCTGCGACGCTCCTTCGAGGTGGACATTCCCGCCTCCGTTGCCGACGGGCAAGTGCTGGCGGTTCACCCCACCCAGCTCTATGAAACGGCTTTGGCGCTGATCGTCTGGGGGATCGGGCTGGCTCTGTTCCGGCGCTGGCAGACGCCCGGCAAGACCGGCCTTTTGGTGGTGGCGGCCCTCGCCGTGGAGCGCTTCGGGGTAGAGTTCCTGCGCGCCAAAGACGATCGCTTTTTTGGTCTCTTCACCGTCGCGCAGGGGATCAGCGTGGCGGTGGTCGTCGTGGCGATGGTCCTCCTCCTGCGGCGGGATCGGGCCCACGCCCGCCGGGGAGACACCTGATGCCGATTCGGGCGCCGGGCGTACGCCCTCCGCGGCTGCTGACCATCGCCGGCTCCGACTCCGGCGGCGGAGCGGGGATCCAGGCGGATTTGAAGACCTTTGCCGCCCACGGCGCCTACGGCATGTCCGCCGTCACTGCCGTGACGGCCCAGAACACCGTCGCCGTGACCGCCATCCACGACGTTCCGCCGGCGGTGGTGGCGGCGCAGATCGACGCCGTATTCGACGATCTGGGGGTGGACGGCGTCAAGATCGGCATGCTGTCCCAGGCGCCGCTGGTAGAGGCCGTCGCCGAACGCCTGAGGCGCCACCTGGAGGGCCGGGCGATTCCGGTGGTGCTCGATCCGGTGATGGTGGCGAAGAGCGGCGACGTGCTGCTGGCGGAATCGGCCGTCGAAGCGCTGGTCGCCGAGATGGTGCCCCTCGCCACCCTGGTGACCCCCAATCTGCCGGAAGCTCATCACCTCACCGGCATCATCGGGGACGACGAGGACGCCCGCCGCCGGATGGCCGAGGCGCTGGCCGGTGGGGGAGCCGGGGGGCCGGCGGTGCTCGTCAAGGGTGGCCACGGCGAGGGCGACACCCTGGTGGACCTGCTGTACGACGGCGAGCGCTTCCATCGCTATGTCGGGCCGCGCCTCGCCACCCGCTCGGACCACGGCACCGGCTGCACCCTGTCCTCCGCCATCGCCGCCCGGCTGGCGCGGGGCGAACCGCTGCCGGGGGCCGTCGAGGGAGCCATCGACTACTTGCGCAAGGCGATCGCTGCGGCCTTTCCCCTGGGCGCCGGCCGCGGGCCCGTCCACCACTTCCACTAGGAATCCTCCATCATGGGTCGCGCCGTCCTCATCGGAGGACGGTGAGCCTCGCTCCCATGGCTCGGATGAAGAGCATCTGCTGGTTGTTCGCTGTTTTTTGCAGTCGGCACAGAGATTGCTCTAGTCACGGCAAGCGCTTCATCGGAAGCGAGCCCAACGGTGGGCGGCATGTTGTCGCAGACGGAGTGAGCCAAAGAGGTCAAGGAGGTAGAACCATGCAGCGTAGATTTCTCGCACTGATTTTTTCCTTCGCATGGATCCTGACGGCCGGATTCTCGGCCGTTGTGGCGCAGGATCTCGATCCGGCCTTCGGAGACGTCGTCGATGTGCGCGTCGTCAATATCGAGGTGGTGGTCGAGGATCGCGCCGGCAACCGCATCCATGGGCTGGGTCCCGACGATCTCACCTTGACCGTGGACGGTGAGCCGATGGAGATCTCATATTTCACCGAGGTGCGCGGCGGCCGCGCCCTGGAAGGTGCCGGCGGGGTGCCGACGGCGCCCGAGACGATGCCCGGCGAGGCCGTGGGGACCCGCTATCTGGTCTTCATCGACGACTTCTTCTCGATCGACCGGGATCGGCGCAGGGTTCTGCGGGAGCTGGCGGACGATCTCGCCTACCTGCGTCCCGAGGATCGGGTGGCGGTGGTCGCCTTCGACGGCCGGCGGGTCGATCTGCTGACCTCCTGGACCGGTTCCGAGGGGAAGATATTGGACGCCCTGCGGCGGGCGGAGCGGCGGCCCGCCTTCGGCCTCCAGCGGCTGGCCGAGCGCCGCGCCTTCGGGCGCAGCTTCGGTCGCCGTTTCTCACGTCTGCCGGACACTCGCCTGTCGGTGACCGAGCGGGCCTACGCCGGCCAGATCGGCGAGCAGACGGAGCGGGCGGTGGATGCCGCGGTCGCCACCCTGCGCGGTTTTGGCCGACCGGCCGGACGCAAGGTGATGCTGCTGCTCTCCGGCGGCTGGCCGGACTCGCCGGCGCTGTTCGCGGCGGATGATCTGCTGCGGCCGCTGGTGGCCTTCGACGGCTATTCCGGGCGTGACCTCTACACCCCGTTGATCGATACGGCGAACCTCCTTGGTTACACCCTGTACCCAATCGACGTGCCGGGCCTCGAGGGAGACTTCGGTGCCGACGTGTCGCTGGCCGGTCGCCAGCGGGATCTTTCGAACCGCCGCTCCTTCGAGCAGGAGCGCATCCTGCACGACAGTCTCTATCGCCTGGCGGAAGAGACCGGCGGCCAGCCGCTGATCAACGGCCGTCGGCTGAGTGCCCTGGAACGGGTGGCGGACGACACGAGGTCCTACTACTGGATCGGTTTCGTGCCGGAGCGGCGGCGCGACAACGACGCCCACGAGGTGCGGGTGCGGGCGAAGGCCAAGGCGATGAAGGTGCGCGCCCGCAGCGGCTACCGCGACCTGTCGCGCGCCCTCGAAACCAACATGGAGGTGGAGAGCGCCCTGCTCTTTGGCGGTGCCGCGGCGGAAGGCGGCTTGGCGGTAGATCTCGGCGCCGCCCAGAGGGACGGCCGCCGATTCGTCCAGATTCCCGTCGAACTGGTGATTCCGACGGACGCGCTGACCGCCCTGCCGTCGGCCGACGGTGCCGTGACGGCCCGTCTCGAACTGCGCATCGCGGCGCTGGACGAGCGCAACCGCCGTTCGGAGATTTCCGCCGTGCCCATCGAACTGACCTTCGACGAAGCACCGCCGGTCGGTGGTGCCGTGGCCTACGAAACCAGTGTGCGCTTGCGCCGCCAGCCGCAGGATTTGGTGGTGGCGCTGCACGATCCCATTTCCGGCAGGGGCCTGATGACCCGCCTCGCGGTGGCGCCGTAGGGTCCGCCGTTGTCGGCGACGATGGAATGAACCGATTTTCATGCTCGGCCGATGTCGGCGCGAGCGACCAGGAGGACAACTCATGAAGCGTTTTTCAACGGTTTGGATGTGCATCGCCCTGGCGGTAGCCGCCGGTCTCTTCGCTGTGCCGCTGGCGGCCCAGGAAGACGCGGCGCCGGATGTCTTCGGCGAGGTGATCGATGTGCGGGTGGTCAACGTCGAAGCGGTGGTGGTGGACAAGGATGGCGTGCGGGTCAACGGCTTGCAGCCGGAGGACTTCCGCTTGATCGTCGACGGTGAAGAAGTACCGATCGGCTATTTCGCCGAGGTGCGCGGTGGTGAAGCGGTGGCCGCGGCGCGGCCGACAGAGGGTGGTGAGGCGGTACCGGCCATACCGGCCACGGTACCCGGCGAGTCCGTCGGCACCAGCTACCTGGTGTTCATCGACGACTACTTCTCGCTGGAACGCGATCGCGACAAGGTGCTCGACGGCCTGATCGCTGACCTGCCGAGCCTGGGCCCGAACGACCGCATGGCGATTGTCGCCTTCGACGGCAAGCGGGTGGAGATGCTGTCGTCCTGGAACCAGAACGTCCCGACCTTGGAGCGTGCCTTCCGCGCCGCCCAGGAGCGCAAGGCAGGCGGCCTGCAGCGCTTGGCCGAGCGTCGAGGTCAGGAGATACCGCTGGCCGGCCTGCGCAGCTCGCGGCCGGAAATCGGTGGCCTGACGGCGACGGACCTGCGGGTCGAGGAGCGAGGCTACGCCCGACAGCTCTCGAATCAGGTGGATCGCTCGGTGAGCGCCGCCGTCGCGACCTTGCGCGGCTTTGCGCAGCCGCCTGGCCGCAAGGTGATGCTGCTGTTGTCCGGCGGCTGGCCCTACTCGCCGGAGGCCTTCGTGGTCAACGATCCGACCCGCCCGTTGACCACCAGCGACACCACCCAGGGACCGGAACTGCTGGCCCCGCTGACGGACACCGCCAACCTGCTCGGCTTTACCGTCTACCCGGTGGATGTACCGGGTCTCGGAGATGCCTCTAGCGCCGATGTTTCCGAGGGCGGTCAGCTCCTGACGGTCCGTTCCGGCCGGGTGCTCCGCCAGCAGCCCTCGGATCTGGACATCGACAGCTCGCTGATCAATTCCGTCGAGCGGGAGCAAGTGGTCCAGGCGTCGCTGCACCGCATCGCCGATGCCACCGGCGGCCGGGCCTTGATCAACTCCCAGAAGATCGACGCCCTGGCGGAGACCGTCGCCGACACCCGCTCCTACTACTGGCTGGGTTTCTCCCCGGACCGGCAGCGGGACGACGTGCGCCATGACATCCGTGTCGAGGTGAAGCGCAAGGGCTACAAGGTGCGCTCGCGCGGTGGTTTCCTCGATCTGTCGCGCCAAGCGGAAACGGAGATGGCGGTGGAGAGCGCCTTGCTGTTCGACGATCCGGCGGCCCTCGGGCCGCTGCGGGTCGTGGTCGGCGAGATGACCATCGCCGGTCGCAAGTATGTGGAGGTGCCGCTGCGCATCGCCATTCCGGTGGACGGCATCACGGCAGTGCCCTTCGACGGT is drawn from Acidobacteriota bacterium and contains these coding sequences:
- a CDS encoding competence/damage-inducible protein A; translated protein: MRAAILAVGSELLGTDRLDTNSLRLTRALETFGVTLVAKEVIGDDHALLVRAFRRLLAEVDLVLVTGGLGPTSDDLTREAAAEAVGRELRLDAAIVESIARRFRAHGMEMPAVNERQGWVVDGARVIDNPRGTAPGQCIEHDGAALFLFPGVPFELAAMIERDLEPWLRERSAGSRIESAVLKVACLPESEVERRIAAAYEEFGAESISVLSKPGEIRLQFRAAGGRDARRRRLDAISRRLRQLVGSAVFTDDPRQTLPGAVGELLRARGQTVVTAESCTGGLVAERLTEVAGSSAYFLGSTVTYTNDSKVDWLGVPRERIEAHGAVSEEVARAMAEGGRERWNADWCLAVTGIAGPDGGSEEKPVGTVHLALAGRPTAGRPATAEATTHHRHGRFPGDRERVRRLSSQHALEMLRRRLLRES
- the plsY gene encoding glycerol-3-phosphate 1-O-acyltransferase PlsY, with the protein product MNWLPILWAGLLAAAYFMGSVSFSYLIVRRMRQRDVRAMGSGNAGATNVLRAAGLLPALATLFLDVTKGVLPVMAARALEAPPWVVAGSAIAVVVGHVFPALFQFRGGKGVATAIGALGALAPLVALAIVLVFVVVVALTRYVSLGSIAGAAAYPGTVYLFERGGWIEPEPALWIAAPPVALLILLKHLSNLRRLRTGGERPLEALWRKRGR
- a CDS encoding NAD(P)H-dependent glycerol-3-phosphate dehydrogenase, which gives rise to MKSIGVLGSGSFGTALAVHGTTVSGDVRLWARRGDLADALLEARENETYLPGVELPAMLQVTPDIADLAECDIIINAVPSHGFREALRALLDARSEGEPLAVVSASKGIEVETLARMSHVIRQEGERAGQEVRSAVLSGPSFAAELGRGTPTLLVVAAHDEDLATLLRERLASPALRLYSSSDVAGVEIGGATKNVIAIAAGVVAGLELGQNTLAALITRGLHEITRLVVASGGEERTAAGLTGLGDLVLTCTGGMSRNRQTGIELAAGKGREEITGGTHMVAEGIRTSLAIAKMAEEHDVSMPITEQVVALLYEGKDPRRALGELMTRELKPEKTL
- the guaA gene encoding glutamine-hydrolyzing GMP synthase, with amino-acid sequence MTSDTPTSHSSQPVAAPPSGHQTVLVLDFGSQFTQLIARRIRENRVYCEVHPFDLPLAEIEQRQPIGIVLSGGPQSVYEEGAARITPGLFDLGVPVLGICYGLHAMALALGGTVEPSTEHEYGRAEVTIQDPGLMFAGLAERETVWMSHGDRVGVLPEGFEVTASTSNVPVVGFENRERRCWGLQFHPEVSHTVSGGAMLRNFLYQGCGAAGDWGMSSYLDEAVETIRRQVGEGKVLCALSGGVDSSVVAALLTRAVGDRLLAVFVDHGLLRKGERQQVEGSLRDGLGIDIRSVDAREMFYTALDGVADPERKRKIIGAKFIEVFDREAATLDDISFLAQGTLYPDVIESVSVRGPSAVIKTHHNVGGLPEKLGFDLIEPLRFLFKDEVRQLGRELQLPEELIQRHPFPGPGLAVRILGPITAEGADLLREADAIFIDELRAAGYYDKTSQAFAVLLPVKSVGVMGDYRTYENVVALRAVETQDFMTADWSPLPHDLLGRAANRIVNEVRGVNRVVYDITSKPPATIEWE
- a CDS encoding type II toxin-antitoxin system RelE/ParE family toxin, which produces MSLAWAEPALGDLEAIQGTFGRDSEAFASRVLDKVIGAVERIVPVPRLGRVVAELEDERIRELVFHSFRIIYRVEAKQIVVLSVLQGGRTLGDRREPRRWEIT
- a CDS encoding prolipoprotein diacylglyceryl transferase; this encodes MFPELFRLGSFSISSFGVMMVLAFVAAYWQLRRALIATGTGDEEDASSLVFAGGVGGIVGAKAYYALLYGDWKLLFDRSGLVWYGGFLLATVAVVWVIRRRSLAPWRTFDAATLGLALGYAVGRVGCFLVGDDYGVPTELPWGVAFPEGLPPTTAGVLRRSFEVDIPASVADGQVLAVHPTQLYETALALIVWGIGLALFRRWQTPGKTGLLVVAALAVERFGVEFLRAKDDRFFGLFTVAQGISVAVVVVAMVLLLRRDRAHARRGDT
- the thiD gene encoding bifunctional hydroxymethylpyrimidine kinase/phosphomethylpyrimidine kinase, producing MPIRAPGVRPPRLLTIAGSDSGGGAGIQADLKTFAAHGAYGMSAVTAVTAQNTVAVTAIHDVPPAVVAAQIDAVFDDLGVDGVKIGMLSQAPLVEAVAERLRRHLEGRAIPVVLDPVMVAKSGDVLLAESAVEALVAEMVPLATLVTPNLPEAHHLTGIIGDDEDARRRMAEALAGGGAGGPAVLVKGGHGEGDTLVDLLYDGERFHRYVGPRLATRSDHGTGCTLSSAIAARLARGEPLPGAVEGAIDYLRKAIAAAFPLGAGRGPVHHFH
- a CDS encoding VWA domain-containing protein; its protein translation is MQRRFLALIFSFAWILTAGFSAVVAQDLDPAFGDVVDVRVVNIEVVVEDRAGNRIHGLGPDDLTLTVDGEPMEISYFTEVRGGRALEGAGGVPTAPETMPGEAVGTRYLVFIDDFFSIDRDRRRVLRELADDLAYLRPEDRVAVVAFDGRRVDLLTSWTGSEGKILDALRRAERRPAFGLQRLAERRAFGRSFGRRFSRLPDTRLSVTERAYAGQIGEQTERAVDAAVATLRGFGRPAGRKVMLLLSGGWPDSPALFAADDLLRPLVAFDGYSGRDLYTPLIDTANLLGYTLYPIDVPGLEGDFGADVSLAGRQRDLSNRRSFEQERILHDSLYRLAEETGGQPLINGRRLSALERVADDTRSYYWIGFVPERRRDNDAHEVRVRAKAKAMKVRARSGYRDLSRALETNMEVESALLFGGAAAEGGLAVDLGAAQRDGRRFVQIPVELVIPTDALTALPSADGAVTARLELRIAALDERNRRSEISAVPIELTFDEAPPVGGAVAYETSVRLRRQPQDLVVALHDPISGRGLMTRLAVAP
- a CDS encoding VWA domain-containing protein — protein: MKRFSTVWMCIALAVAAGLFAVPLAAQEDAAPDVFGEVIDVRVVNVEAVVVDKDGVRVNGLQPEDFRLIVDGEEVPIGYFAEVRGGEAVAAARPTEGGEAVPAIPATVPGESVGTSYLVFIDDYFSLERDRDKVLDGLIADLPSLGPNDRMAIVAFDGKRVEMLSSWNQNVPTLERAFRAAQERKAGGLQRLAERRGQEIPLAGLRSSRPEIGGLTATDLRVEERGYARQLSNQVDRSVSAAVATLRGFAQPPGRKVMLLLSGGWPYSPEAFVVNDPTRPLTTSDTTQGPELLAPLTDTANLLGFTVYPVDVPGLGDASSADVSEGGQLLTVRSGRVLRQQPSDLDIDSSLINSVEREQVVQASLHRIADATGGRALINSQKIDALAETVADTRSYYWLGFSPDRQRDDVRHDIRVEVKRKGYKVRSRGGFLDLSRQAETEMAVESALLFDDPAALGPLRVVVGEMTIAGRKYVEVPLRIAIPVDGITAVPFDGSYVAKLELRVAALDDSNRQSDIPAVPIELKLRNEPRSGTAVPYDARLKLRRQKQVLVVSLHDAVSGRNLSTRVEVDPRSAR